The proteins below come from a single Vicinamibacterales bacterium genomic window:
- a CDS encoding Rid family detoxifying hydrolase, which translates to MMIFRNRTDVATLITLAVLIVVIPMIVASDGKASTRQVMEERQVIRPETYPYFGLPYSPGILTGDTLYIAGHLGRDPVTTNLVSGGIELETRQSLANIREVLLAAGMDFENVVSVTAYIVDIDEFATFNEVYREYFPENPPARATVQVAALNVGAKVELQMIAVR; encoded by the coding sequence ATGATGATATTCAGAAATCGCACAGACGTTGCCACACTAATCACTTTGGCTGTTCTAATCGTTGTAATCCCGATGATCGTCGCGTCGGATGGCAAGGCATCCACGCGGCAGGTAATGGAAGAGCGGCAGGTTATCAGGCCCGAGACCTACCCATATTTCGGACTGCCCTACAGCCCAGGTATTCTGACCGGCGACACCTTGTACATCGCCGGACATCTCGGACGCGATCCGGTAACTACCAATTTGGTGTCTGGTGGCATCGAATTAGAAACGCGGCAATCCCTGGCGAACATCCGTGAGGTGCTGCTGGCTGCCGGGATGGATTTTGAGAACGTCGTATCGGTGACCGCCTACATAGTGGACATCGATGAATTCGCAACGTTCAATGAGGTGTACCGTGAGTATTTTCCCGAGAATCCCCCTGCGCGGGCGACCGTCCAGGTGGCGGCGTTGAACGTTGGTGCAAAGGTCGAACTACAGATGATCGCGGTCCGCTAG
- a CDS encoding mannonate dehydratase: MDRRTFVSLTGGVAGALSITGCQVTRTLPEAKRRPRVRMTVGTQRSPTTDEMLLYFRRHGIEHICGYPETDGWTGPRLQQLRERCELHGISLDMVQFPFMSSSHIDRADRKAIMLGQDPERQKEIDEACEIIRRCSEAGIPAIKYNLSLLGVLRTDPTRGRGGTSYSTWRLVDADPNIETRAGEVAADEMWERITYFLERVIPVAEEYDIRLACHPHDPGVSPEGFHGIARVLGTVDGLKKFVNIKENSHHGLNLCLGTTAEMLENPAEEIHDVIRYFGSRRKIFNIHFRNILGRRDDFQEVFPDEGDMDMVRVMMTLKEVDYPYMVMPDHMPRHPDDPNGRQAFAFGYGYIKGLIQAVDTLA, translated from the coding sequence ATGGACCGACGAACATTTGTGTCGTTGACTGGTGGAGTGGCAGGAGCGCTTTCCATTACAGGATGCCAAGTCACCAGAACGCTTCCCGAAGCCAAGCGCCGACCACGGGTTCGGATGACGGTGGGTACCCAGCGGTCACCGACGACCGATGAGATGTTGCTGTACTTCAGGCGTCACGGCATTGAACACATCTGCGGCTATCCAGAAACTGACGGCTGGACGGGACCACGGCTACAGCAGCTGCGTGAGCGTTGCGAATTGCACGGCATTTCGTTGGACATGGTCCAGTTTCCGTTCATGTCATCGTCACACATCGATCGCGCCGACCGTAAGGCAATCATGCTAGGTCAGGATCCTGAGCGTCAAAAGGAGATTGACGAAGCCTGCGAGATTATTCGGCGCTGTTCCGAAGCTGGTATTCCGGCCATCAAGTACAACCTATCATTACTGGGCGTACTCCGTACCGATCCCACGCGTGGCCGTGGCGGCACTAGCTACAGTACATGGCGCTTGGTGGATGCCGACCCGAATATCGAGACGCGCGCGGGTGAAGTGGCGGCAGATGAAATGTGGGAACGCATCACGTATTTTCTCGAACGGGTCATCCCAGTGGCCGAGGAATACGACATTCGACTGGCCTGCCATCCACACGACCCGGGGGTATCGCCCGAGGGGTTTCATGGCATTGCCCGGGTACTCGGTACAGTCGACGGCCTCAAAAAATTCGTGAACATTAAGGAAAACTCACACCACGGTCTCAATCTGTGTCTGGGTACCACCGCTGAGATGCTGGAAAATCCTGCCGAGGAGATTCACGACGTAATTCGCTACTTTGGCTCGAGGCGAAAGATCTTCAATATCCATTTCCGTAACATCCTCGGCAGGCGAGACGATTTCCAGGAGGTCTTCCCCGACGAGGGTGACATGGACATGGTGCGAGTCATGATGACCCTCAAGGAAGTTGATTACCCTTATATGGTTATGCCCGATCATATGCCACGCCACCCAGACGACCCGAATGGGCGTCAGGCGTTTGCGTTCGGGTATGGTTATATCAAGGGGCTCATTCAGGCAGTTGATACGTTAGCCTAG